In Pasteurella dagmatis, the sequence ATGACCACACTTCGGTTGCAACACTTAATGATGCCCAACGAACCACTGTTGCGATAGCAGAGAGATAAAAGAGCGAACTGACTTTCCAAGTGCGAAAGAGCTTCGTTGAAAAGAAAAATAACAACATTTCAGCGATGACACTCAATCCCCATAACAAGCTGGTTGTTTGTACCGAAATGCCTAAGCTCGTCCAATATAGTACACTGTAAGCATAATAAGTGGCGTGTGATCCTTGAATAAGTGAAACGGCGATCAATAAGCGTAAAGTCGTTTTATTTTGGAGCAAGCTTTTAAAAGTCACCTTATTTTCTACCGCACTTTGTTGATCAACAGGTGCTGGCCTTGGTGTTGACATCTGCAATAAGGCATAGAACGCTAAAAGTGCGGTCAAAATCCACACAATATTGTGTTCACCGACATAGCTAATCACATAACCGAATACAACCACACCAACAACAAACGCAAACGATCCAATCAGACGTGCTTTGCCGTAATCTAACTGAATTTGTTGTTGCCATATGCTTGCTAATGTATCACTAAGCGGTATTCCACCCGAGTTAATCATTGCAAATAAGCCAATAGCTATAAATAGCAACCAGAAGTTTTCGGCAACAAAACTCATCACTAATAAAATCGCAAAGCTAGACCACGCAAGATAACGCAAAGCGTAAACTAATTGCGATGCCCTTTTAACTAAACTTGAGAAAAAGATCCCACCAATAAAACGGAATACATAAGAACTGGCGATCACTAACCCAATTAATTCTTCCCCATAAGCTTGTGATTTTAGCCAAACAGGAAAGAAGGGAACAAATACGCCATAAGCACAAAAATACCCGAAAAAACTTAAAGCAAGCCAGTTAAATGCTGAAATTTTCATTAAAACAATTTTTCCATTTGTTGAGAACGTTCGACACAAGCTTGCATTGCTTGTTGCACGATGTCTTGTAGATGCTGCTGATTAAAGACCGATAATGCGGCAGCAGTAGTACCACCTTTTGATGTGACATTTTCACGTAGTGTTGCAATCGGAATATCTGGATTCTCAGATACCATTTTTGCAGCACCAAGCGCTGATTGTTGCACTAATAAGCGTGCTGTGTTTTCATCTAAATTCATATTCAACAACGTTTGTTGCATTGCTTCCATGAATAGGAAAAAATACGCAGGACTACTGCCAGAACCGGCGGTAATTGAGTGCATATCACTTTCTTGATCAACCCAGCAAGTTTTGCCTACTGCGGATAATAAGTCTTCGGTGAATTGTTTAAATTCAGAAATTAAATCTGCTTCAGCAAATAAGCCAGACATTCCTTCAGAGACTAACGCTGGTGTATTTGGCATTACGCGAACAATTTGTTTTGCACTTGGTAAGAGCGCATGTAATCTTGTAATAGAAATGCCAGCGGCAATGGAGATCACTAATTTTTTGCTAAAATCGACCGCACTTAATGCTTGGCAAGCTTCCGCTAGCACTTGAGGCTTAACCGCAAGTAATAAAACTTCAGCATTTTCTACTGCACTTTTTTGATTAAGGCGAGTATCAACGATTTGCACACCTTTTTGTGCAAATAATTTAAGCTTTTCTGCATTGGGATCGCATACGGTGATTTTATCAGCTTGGTAGTGCTGTTTTAATAAACCAAACACAATGGCTTGTGCCATATTCCCACCACCGATAAAGCAAATTGATTTCGCTTGCATATTTTTCTCTCGAACTACGTTACAATATCAGAATTATTATGTCGCGAATGTGACATACAAGTTGTCTATTCTACCTCAAAAAAGAAGGAACAAACTATGTTTTGGTTTAAAAACGTAATGATTTATCGCCTAACAAAGGACTTGGATTGGTCATCGGATAAATTACAAACAGAATTAGAACAATGTGAATACCATCCTTGTAATCAATCTGATATGGGTAAGTTTGGCTGGACAAATCCATTGCGTGGTAGCGAAATGTTACATTTTTCAGTAGGAAAACAGGTTTTATTAGTTGCACACAAAGAAGAAAAAATTTTACCAGCTCACGTGATTAAATCTGAATTAGATCAACGTATTGAGCAAATCGAACTGAAAGAAAATCGCAAATTAAAGAAAGTGGAGAAACAAGCATTAAAAGATGATGTAGTTTCCGTGTTATTGCCTCGAGCATTTAGTAAGAATCAACAAACCGCTCTGTGGATTGATGCTGAAAATAATTTAATTTATGTAGATGCTGCATCTGCTAAACGTGCGGAAGATGCGCTGGCATTATTGCGTAAATCATTAGGTTCATTACCCGTGGTGCCATTGAGTTTTGCAAATGAACCGAGCGTGATTATGACAGATTGGATTACTAAAGACAGCACACCACAATGGTTAATTCCATTAGAAGAGGCTGAATTAACGGGCAGTAACGAAAGCGGTATTATCCGTTGCAAACAGCAAAATTTAGAGTCAGAAGAAATTCAAAACTTACTTAATGCGGGTAAGTTTGTAACTAAGTTGTCATTGGAATGGGAAGATAATTTATCTTTTATTTTGAATGAAGATTGTACTTTAAAACGCTTGAAATTTGCCGATCAAATTCGTGAAAAAAATGACGATATTTTAAAAGAAGATTATGCACAGCGTTTTGATGCTGACTTTGTTTTAATGACTGGCGTATTAAGTAAGCTCACAGCGAACTTACTTGATGACTTCGGTGGTGAAAAAGTGCGGTTATAAATTTTAATGTTTTATTAATCTGATAAAAACGCCTGATGTTTCAGCGACACTATATGATTTTTAGCGATAAGTTAGAATTAAAGTGTACTTGAATCGGGCGTTTATTTCTTTTATAAAGGAAATGGTTGTTATGACGATATAGGAGGATATGTTTATGACAACAGTAGCAAATGCAATTACATTTTTAAAACAGCAGAGATGGGTTGATTTAAGCCATTCTGTTACTTCTGATATTCCTTATTTTCCTGCCTTTAAACCTCTTGAAGTGAAAAGCTTATTTACGGTTGAAAAAGATAGTTTCTTCACGCAGGAATATACCTTAGTAAGCCAATATGGTACACATATTGATGCGCCTATTCATTTTGTGGATAACACTCGCTATTTAGATGAGATTCCAATCAAAGATTTTGTATTGCCTTTAGTGGTGCTCCATAAAGAAGATGCAGTGAAGCAAAATAATGATTACACCGTATCTGTTGAGGATATCTTGGCTTTTGAAGCCGAACATGGAAAAATTCCTGAGGGCAGTTTTGTGGCATTCGCAAGTGGTTGGTCAGAAAGATGGCATGATCATCAAGCTTTTTATAATAAAGATCATACCGGGCAAGCTCATACGCCCGGTTGGTCGCTTGAGGCATTAAAATTTCTACACGAACAGCGTAATGTTGCGGCAATTGGCCATGAAACGTTAGATACAGACAGTGCTTTAGATGTGTTGAAAAATAAAGATTTGGTAGGTGAGCGTTACTGGTTATCTTTGAATAAGTTTCAAGTGGAGGTACTGAATAACTTAGCTACTTTACCAGCAACTGGTGCTGCCATTTTTATCGGTGTTCCGAAAATTAAAGGTGCTCCGGGCTTTAATGCACGTGTTTTTGCGGTAGTTGATGCTAGATAATATAGAGTTAAATACATATAAAAAGCCTGCTATTTGATAGAATAGCAGGCTTTTTTATAAAAGATGTTATTTTTTATAAATGTAAGAACCATCAGTTTGGCGTATAAATCTTGTGCCGTTTTCTAAACGCATTTCAGTTACACGGCCTTGGCTATTCACTGAAACTTGTACTTTATCACCCGGTTTGAAGTTACTTAATGCATTGCCTGCGCCTTTTGCTTTAGTCATTGCGTTTACATCAGCAATGTTCAAGTTATGATTACGAAACACTTGCATTAAACTTACACCTTGTGGGACGGTTAACGTTTTACCTTTTACACTTTTCGCAGGCGCAGCTTCTACTACTGGCGCAGATTTTTTATCTACTTTCGTTGGTTTTGGCTCAACAACTTTAGCTTTTTCTTTAGTTTTTGGCTGCTCTAATGCTTTAGGTGTTTCGATGACTTTAGCTTTTTCAATCAGTTGTGGTTTCTCAACAGGCTTGTTTGCTTCCAATACTTGAGGTTTTTCATTAATTGTTGCTTGTTCAGCAGATATTTGAGTATTATTCAACACTGGTGGAGGTGTTGTCGCAGTTGAAGCTTGGGCTTCTGGCGCCTGTCTTGGTACCGTACTGTCATTGTTTTCTGTTGTTACCACTGTATTTGTATTGTTTGGCGAATTGTTTAAGTTATCCAATACAGGTGGTTCATTGTTTTGTGACTTATCTAGTGGTTGGAATTGAATTGGTACTGCATTTGCATTTTGTTGCTCAAAAGATTGCACGGTATCAGTGCTTGGTTTTAGCCAGAAGAATAAAAGGAGCAATAAAATCAATGCAAATAGCACTACAACAATACGACGATGACGTTGTGGTAGTACTTGTAAGAATGGCCAAGTTTCAGGGTTTTTCCAACTCTTTTGTACCGCTCTTACCGTTGCTGACGCTGCTGCTATTTGTGAGGACGATTGTTCTTGAGATGGAATCTCTGGTTCTACATTTTGAGCAGGATTTTCTGCTTGTGGCATTTCTGTTGTGTGCATTTCAGCAGTTTCAGTTTGTGTATTTACTATTTCAGTCACTGTTGGGGTTTCAGTATGCACTGTTGTTTCATTATGTATAGTTGTTGGCGTCACAAAGATATCACTACTTTCAGTATGTACAACAGGTTGGCTTTCTACTGTTGGATTCTGTGATGTTGTTTGGTTTGTTGCTGTTACAGGGATAGAGCTAAATGTAGGTTCTTTTCTCATAGTAAATTGAGGCACATGTTGCTCTTTTTTTGCAAATAGTCCTTTTGCTTTATCAAAAAGAGAGGGTTCAGGTTTGATCACTTTTTTCGGAGTGATCGGTTCAATTTGACTAAATTCTAAGTCGAGTTCGTTTTGTGCAGGGTTATGTTCTGCTTCATTTTTTGTTTTTTCTGGATCCACGAGAGTACCTCAATTATAAATAGCTAACTTATATACACAAAAGTGCGGTCAAAATTTTGATTATTTTAAAGGATATTTGCTGATTTTCCTATGCTGTATAAAGAGTTTTATTTGGCTCTTTGGCAATTTCTCGTGCGAGTTTTGGCACTAAATAGCCTGATGTGATGCTTTGCAATATTTTGTAAATATTTAGCGCTTTTTCATCTTCAATGTAAAAATGGCTTGCACCTTCCACTTTATCAAGTAAATGCAAGTAGTAGGGTAAAATATTAATACTAAATAATTTATCACTTAATTGCTTTAAAATTTGTGCATCATCATTAATGTTTTTTAATAATACGGATTGATTTAATAAGACAACACCCGCCTGTTTTAGTTTAAATATGGCTGCCGATAAGGTTGTATCAATTTCATTTGGATGATTAATATGCGTCACTAATACCGTTTGAAAACGGCTTTCAGATAGTATTTTACATAGTTCTGGTGTAATGCGTTGTGGAATAACCACAGGCAGGCGAGTATGAATGCGTAAGCGCTGTAAGTGCGGTATGTTTTCAAGATTTTTTATCAACCAGTTTAATTCGTGATCTTTTGCCATTAGTGGATCGCCACCTGAAAAAATCACTTCTTCAATTTCGGGACGGATGGCAATGTAGTCCAATGCCTTTTGCCAGTTTACTTTGTTACCTTTGTTATCCGCATAAGGAAAATGACGGCGGAAACAATAACGGCAATTGACGGCACACCCACCTTTTACCATTAATAGCAATCGATTATGGTATTTATGTAACACGCTTGGCACAACAGCTTCTTGTTCTTCTAAAGGATCTGTTGTAAAGCCTTCTACTTGAATAAATTCATCAGCTGAAGACATTACTTGCAAAAAAAGAGGATCTTTAGGATTGCCTTTTTCCATTCTTTGAACGAAAGGTAATGGTACCCGTAGAGGAAATAGACGACGCGCAACGATATCTTTTTCGAATGCTTCAGCAGGAAGGTTTAGGGTATTAAGTAGTAGTTTAGGATCAGAAATTGCATTTGCGAGCAGATCTGTCCAACTTTGTTCTTCTCTAATGACTATGTTTTGAGTTAAAATACGCACTTTTGACAACAATCTTTTATAACTTGAGGATAATATGGCTACATATACTACCAGTGATTTCAAACCAGGTCTAAAATTTATGCAAGATGGCGAGCCTTGCGTAATCGTTGAAAATGAATTTGTTAAACCAGGTAAAGGTCAGGCATTCACTCGTACACGTATTCGTAAATTAATTTCTGGTAAAGTATTAGATGTTAACTTCAAATCTGGTACTTCGGTTGAAGCAGCTGATGTAATGGATTTAAACTTAACTTACTCTTACAAAGATGATGCATTCTGGTATTTTATGCACCCAGAAACATTTGAGCAATATTCAGCAGATGCGAAAGCAATTGGTGATGCAGAAAAATGGCTATTAGACCAAGCAGATTGTATCGTTACTTTATGGAATGGTGCTCCAATCAGTGTAACACCTCCGAACTTTGTTGAGTTAGAAATCATTGATACAGATCCGGGCTTAAAAGGTGATACTGCGGGTACTGGAGGTAAACCAGCAACATTAAGTACTGGTGCAGTTGTGAAAGTACCTTTATTCGTACAAATTGGTGAAGTGATTAAAGTTGATACTCGTTCAGGCGAGTACGTTTCACGTGTAAAATAATGTATTTTAGTTAAGTAATATGCCATTGAACGGCATAAAGTGTGAGTAACCCTGTGCTTTTGTTATAAATTGAAACGTACGGGGTTATTTTTTGTCTTCAGGAAAATAGCGATTAGCTCTTTATTTATCTACTGGAAATGCATTTTTTATTAGAGTAGTAAAAAATATTGCTATGCTAGAACCCGCTAAACACACAAGGTATAATTTTAGTGACTCAAGTCCAATAAAAACGAACAAAGTTGCTGTTGTTCTACACTAAGTCTGAAACTAATCGCAAGGATTAAGCCCACCATTGCATGTTAATTATTCTCTTAAAACAGAGAGTAAGCACATTAGCTTTTTCTATGAGTGTGAATATCTTTAAAAAAGAGGGAGGCTTACACCTGATACTTTGTTTTATCCCCAATATCAAAATGTAACGGCATTCTCCATTTCTGAATTGCGAGTATAATAAATAATATTCCAACAACCACTGACATCACTTGTGTCGCAATAGAATTATTCAACAGTGCAATACACCAAAATAAGGCGACAAAGAGCGGTTGAAAATTTAAAAGAAAAATACGGAAACAGAAATATTCTTTGTAACATAAACCGCCTAAAGTCATTAATGCCCCTCCCAGTGCTAAGGTTTCATAACCTAACATTTGACAAATTAACGCTACCCAAGTTGCCATCTGTAAAATAAGTCGGAATGTTTTCAGATAAATATGTAAGCAAGAGGCACAAAGCGCAGCAGCAATTAAAATACCCAAATGTGCAGTGTTAGGATAATAGGGAAAAATCAGTGTCATTACACCAGCTACAACAAAACCACTGCGATATAAAATAACAGTGAGATAGTCCCAAATGTCCATTGGTGATTGAATGTGTGGATCTGCCATAATTATTCCTTACCTGTTAAAAATCGGATTTGTTGCTGTTCATTTACTTCAAGAATAGACGCCGTTTCGCCCCAATCACCCAACACAATGCGAGTAAAGTGCGGTGCTATTTGATGAATATTTTGGCGGTGTGTATGCCCATGGATCATTTTTTTCACCCCAAATTGTGCAAAGATTTGCAATACAAATTCAGGGTTTACATCCATAATCTCATAGGATTTTTGTTTTTTATCTGCTTGGCTTTTGGCTCGAATTTTCTCGGCAATTTTTAACCGCACTTTGAGCGGTAAGCATAAAAATAGCCCTTGGCGCCATTTTTGATGTACTTTTTTACGATAGCGTTGATATGCTATATCATCAGTACATAAAGTATCACCGTGGCATAGTAGTACGTTCTCACCATATAAATCAACCAGTTGATATGTAGGTAGCAGATTTATTCCACAAGCCTGTGCAAATCGCTTTCCAATGAGGAAATCACGATTCCCGTGTTGAAAATAGCACGGGATGCCTTTATCGCTGACTTGCTTAATTTGTTGTTGAACAAGTTCGATTAAAGGAGATTGTTCATCATCACCAATCCAAAAATCAAATAAATCGCCTAAGATGTAAAGTGCTTCGGCTTGTGGTGCGAGATTCTGCATAAAATCGCAAAAAAGTTCAGTTAAGTACGGTCGATTTTCGCTGAGATGTAAATCAGCAATAAAATAGGTCTTTTTCATTATGAGCATCAAAGAATTTTTTGTGTAGATTAGCATATTTTTTACGGTGATTTGTACACATATTCTGGCAATTTCGCTATACTTAGCCAAATTTTTAAAGGAATGACGTTATGTTGAAATTACTTCGTATTATTGTTGTTGTTATTTGCTGTATTTTAATTTGTGTATTTGGCACTTTATATTCGTTTATCCGTTTTAGAAATCCAAGCAATGTGGGCGTTGTGGCTCGTTGGTTTGGGCGTTTATATCCATTATTTGGCTTAAAAGTCGAGCATCGCTTCCCTGAAAATGCCGATAATATTGGAAGCTGTATTTATATCGGTAATCACCAAAATAACTATGATATGGTGACAATTTCTTATATGGTGAAACCACGTACGGTTAGTGTAGGCAAAAAAAACCTAATTTGGATACCGTTTTTTGGCATTGTGTATTGGGTGACTGGTAATATTTT encodes:
- a CDS encoding DUF2301 domain-containing membrane protein; protein product: MADPHIQSPMDIWDYLTVILYRSGFVVAGVMTLIFPYYPNTAHLGILIAAALCASCLHIYLKTFRLILQMATWVALICQMLGYETLALGGALMTLGGLCYKEYFCFRIFLLNFQPLFVALFWCIALLNNSIATQVMSVVVGILFIILAIQKWRMPLHFDIGDKTKYQV
- the oapA gene encoding opacity-associated protein OapA, with amino-acid sequence MDPEKTKNEAEHNPAQNELDLEFSQIEPITPKKVIKPEPSLFDKAKGLFAKKEQHVPQFTMRKEPTFSSIPVTATNQTTSQNPTVESQPVVHTESSDIFVTPTTIHNETTVHTETPTVTEIVNTQTETAEMHTTEMPQAENPAQNVEPEIPSQEQSSSQIAAASATVRAVQKSWKNPETWPFLQVLPQRHRRIVVVLFALILLLLLFFWLKPSTDTVQSFEQQNANAVPIQFQPLDKSQNNEPPVLDNLNNSPNNTNTVVTTENNDSTVPRQAPEAQASTATTPPPVLNNTQISAEQATINEKPQVLEANKPVEKPQLIEKAKVIETPKALEQPKTKEKAKVVEPKPTKVDKKSAPVVEAAPAKSVKGKTLTVPQGVSLMQVFRNHNLNIADVNAMTKAKGAGNALSNFKPGDKVQVSVNSQGRVTEMRLENGTRFIRQTDGSYIYKK
- the lpxH gene encoding UDP-2,3-diacylglucosamine diphosphatase, producing MKKTYFIADLHLSENRPYLTELFCDFMQNLAPQAEALYILGDLFDFWIGDDEQSPLIELVQQQIKQVSDKGIPCYFQHGNRDFLIGKRFAQACGINLLPTYQLVDLYGENVLLCHGDTLCTDDIAYQRYRKKVHQKWRQGLFLCLPLKVRLKIAEKIRAKSQADKKQKSYEIMDVNPEFVLQIFAQFGVKKMIHGHTHRQNIHQIAPHFTRIVLGDWGETASILEVNEQQQIRFLTGKE
- a CDS encoding cyclase family protein, with the translated sequence MTTVANAITFLKQQRWVDLSHSVTSDIPYFPAFKPLEVKSLFTVEKDSFFTQEYTLVSQYGTHIDAPIHFVDNTRYLDEIPIKDFVLPLVVLHKEDAVKQNNDYTVSVEDILAFEAEHGKIPEGSFVAFASGWSERWHDHQAFYNKDHTGQAHTPGWSLEALKFLHEQRNVAAIGHETLDTDSALDVLKNKDLVGERYWLSLNKFQVEVLNNLATLPATGAAIFIGVPKIKGAPGFNARVFAVVDAR
- the rdgC gene encoding recombination-associated protein RdgC, giving the protein MFWFKNVMIYRLTKDLDWSSDKLQTELEQCEYHPCNQSDMGKFGWTNPLRGSEMLHFSVGKQVLLVAHKEEKILPAHVIKSELDQRIEQIELKENRKLKKVEKQALKDDVVSVLLPRAFSKNQQTALWIDAENNLIYVDAASAKRAEDALALLRKSLGSLPVVPLSFANEPSVIMTDWITKDSTPQWLIPLEEAELTGSNESGIIRCKQQNLESEEIQNLLNAGKFVTKLSLEWEDNLSFILNEDCTLKRLKFADQIREKNDDILKEDYAQRFDADFVLMTGVLSKLTANLLDDFGGEKVRL
- the efp gene encoding elongation factor P translates to MATYTTSDFKPGLKFMQDGEPCVIVENEFVKPGKGQAFTRTRIRKLISGKVLDVNFKSGTSVEAADVMDLNLTYSYKDDAFWYFMHPETFEQYSADAKAIGDAEKWLLDQADCIVTLWNGAPISVTPPNFVELEIIDTDPGLKGDTAGTGGKPATLSTGAVVKVPLFVQIGEVIKVDTRSGEYVSRVK
- a CDS encoding 3-phenylpropionate MFS transporter encodes the protein MKISAFNWLALSFFGYFCAYGVFVPFFPVWLKSQAYGEELIGLVIASSYVFRFIGGIFFSSLVKRASQLVYALRYLAWSSFAILLVMSFVAENFWLLFIAIGLFAMINSGGIPLSDTLASIWQQQIQLDYGKARLIGSFAFVVGVVVFGYVISYVGEHNIVWILTALLAFYALLQMSTPRPAPVDQQSAVENKVTFKSLLQNKTTLRLLIAVSLIQGSHATYYAYSVLYWTSLGISVQTTSLLWGLSVIAEMLLFFFSTKLFRTWKVSSLFYLSAIATVVRWASLSVATEVWSLALIQTLHSLTYAVSHYAVIRYFTTQPISHIAKLQGLYNGISGCASVALLTALSGVLYPISASMTFVAMAGFAALALVFIPRKVEAFLLKRCE
- the epmB gene encoding EF-P beta-lysylation protein EpmB — translated: MRILTQNIVIREEQSWTDLLANAISDPKLLLNTLNLPAEAFEKDIVARRLFPLRVPLPFVQRMEKGNPKDPLFLQVMSSADEFIQVEGFTTDPLEEQEAVVPSVLHKYHNRLLLMVKGGCAVNCRYCFRRHFPYADNKGNKVNWQKALDYIAIRPEIEEVIFSGGDPLMAKDHELNWLIKNLENIPHLQRLRIHTRLPVVIPQRITPELCKILSESRFQTVLVTHINHPNEIDTTLSAAIFKLKQAGVVLLNQSVLLKNINDDAQILKQLSDKLFSINILPYYLHLLDKVEGASHFYIEDEKALNIYKILQSITSGYLVPKLAREIAKEPNKTLYTA
- the proC gene encoding pyrroline-5-carboxylate reductase, which gives rise to MQAKSICFIGGGNMAQAIVFGLLKQHYQADKITVCDPNAEKLKLFAQKGVQIVDTRLNQKSAVENAEVLLLAVKPQVLAEACQALSAVDFSKKLVISIAAGISITRLHALLPSAKQIVRVMPNTPALVSEGMSGLFAEADLISEFKQFTEDLLSAVGKTCWVDQESDMHSITAGSGSSPAYFFLFMEAMQQTLLNMNLDENTARLLVQQSALGAAKMVSENPDIPIATLRENVTSKGGTTAAALSVFNQQHLQDIVQQAMQACVERSQQMEKLF